aaattgagtacttttggtattaaaatagatcataactcaaaaattaaaggtgatggggaaaagtttatttgaaataaattgtttattatgaactaaaaggacattactcataaacagatttggtttagttataatgattttctaatgataaaaagagaaaatcaatatcaaaattgaatacttttggtattaaaattgatcataactcaaggatgaaaggtgatggagaaaagttttttaggaataagttgtttattgtcaactaagaagacatcatccataaacaaatttagtttatatgtaatgattttcaggtgataaagagaaaatccctaaaatgtcaaaattgggtacttttagtgttaaaatcgatcataactcaagaatgaaaggtgatggagaaaagatagagaaaaccttgtcgtcaaataactttataacctatttgtcaagtttgacgtacaatttcatagccgactactaaattttctcttattttaagtaacattacgaaatacgtgtctttagttatttaagttttttatgaaaacgacaaagttttttaaaaaataatacgagtaagaaaagttttagaattaaattccacatgaaatgaagtagtaatgcattaaatccgccaaaaggttaaaaaaactTGCCAACATTTAGGGTACCATCACCCCTAATCAACCctatgaaatgcctcaattgagttcaatttgctaccaattaatacccttggtacactcataacgtataccaaatttggtttttctagcttaatgtattacgaagatattgaactttttaaaaatttaagagccaactttgaaggcctataactcctgaggtgtacaacttagtataaaggtaagttacgttaaatcatcttaatttattgtcctctacatgttcCTGTTCTGTGttggttcttatgtgaatcaccctgtataaaccgatatttgattgtggggtgccgttggattcgtattgttttcatcttttgaacgataccataatatactgggtgttccatttaaaaaaacaaagttgattaattttccggaaaaactgaAAGTTGTGCTGAtgaaatatagaaactgaggtttttttgttcatattgatatctcaatctgttcgGAATTTCAAaagggggggggttactttccACTAGCACTGTATATCTAAAGCGGGCCGGGTCCCTACTCCTAatcagtgatgggcgctgggtaaatacccggcgggtaggtattaTAAACAGTacatataaaagtgatacaagtaaaaatataacagattcggacaaaaatgtagaggaagatgatgaaatgggcgttgaagacgaggaattgtcaacgaTCGAAGACGTATTATAATCAGGAAAccactgctcattcttcattctTGCGACGATGATCCAGTTTGACttaagctttgccacaatgttgaccgcaccatttacgccagttcttcttcataggtcCTCATTTCGTATGTGGTCCCTCAGGGTTACAACCAGcatcgacctctccatctttctttgcgttactttgaGCCTCCTGGTAATGgccaccgttaatgttaaagtttcggaacCGTATGTTATAACCAATCATGAAGATGTTTCTAAGTTTCCTGTAGGCTACCCATGCGAGTATCATCgttctgtttagttcgcttgtttgattagtatctctcgatacacgaacctcatggcCAAGATATACGGCTGCGATGCGAACCAACTGAGATGAGTACTTTAAGAACAATAGTGGAAAAGACAAGAAGAGATAGAGTTAGGAACAAAATTGTAAGAGAATTTTGTGGATTCGGATATATCATGAGATTTGCtaggggaaaaataaaaaaatttaatgaatacttCCAAAGAATGGAAGAAACCTGGCTGATTAAGACAGCAAGAGACCAAAGATTAGCTAGAAAGCGATCCTGGGAGACCAAAAAGTTAGATTTCCAGCTCTAATGAAACACCATGAATGACGCGTAAAAACAGGTTACAACCTGAAtacaagaagaagaataataagatCTTAAACAAACtacttaattttcaattggaaatcaacaatctcatgaactagaaaagaatcaaacaacaagaattaatgaagcacaaaaattgaattttgtcATTAATATTAGACTTATACTCAATTCAGGACAttcaaagttgtttttcaagcATTAAACAAATCGTTAAATATGCCCGAAGAGTATTACGTAAACGAGAATGGTCGGTAGTGAAGATATAAACTTTCCCGAAATATATGTACACTTTAAAGCTAATAACACCAGGAatgtgtataaatttgttaaacagTTAAGACAAAGGCACAAATCGCACACAGGTCTATGCTGAGATGGaacaggaaaaataatatgtgatAGTGAAATGAATGacatttggaaaaattatttccaaaacctATTAAGCATAACACCAAAGAAAGGATAGTGTCATGGAACCTATATCAATCAGTGAGGTTCAAAACACAATAACTGCGTCAAAACATGGAAAGACATCAGGGATTAATGACATACCATCGAAAGTATTCAAGATAGAAGTATTCATTATCACCAATATTGATGTTAGAGCttggaacaagatttgtcctaaattttgttgatatttagcccgactGTTGCACATGCCTCCTGTATACCTGTTCAGCATCAGTTTcatctctccaaggctatccgaAATAAGGACTATACcgtccgcgtagcgcaaattacttaggtattgccaccagttgtttaaatgcactctccagtactgtgatgaacaatttgggttcaacattgTATCGCCTTGTCTTACCCCATTCGGttagtactttcatgcaattttaccgtcattgtaacattcttgtaaaTGTTGGGTGTATCGATCAGGATGGATGACCTGAACTTCGCCTTTTgcccatttttttttctgttatagttattttctatttgttttttttgtaactatctttatgttttaattgtaattatattaaattttttgtatttgtattgtttttgatGTTCATCTTTCGCTGTTTGCCGATAGGGTGCAAGTAAAATCAGTGGCACTATTGTCTTTTCTGCTCTTGCACCAATTGAGCTTGAATTGTATAATTGTTAATTGATTTGGTTAACATTGAAAACACTCGGTTATCGTTAATAATAACATCTCTTACTTGATGATAACCTGTTATAATAAcctttattaaataacaacCTATACATTGTCTTAAAATGTGTCTTTAATTCTAAGTTACTAATTAAGAATCAATACCTACACTTGTATTGAACTGTTTATAAAAACGTTTgtttacaattttatattCTAGGTCACCTCTTCCTAACAATACATCAATTtggataaattatttaacaatcATATCATTAGCTATATAAGATATTGCGTTCAAAAGTAACGTTGCAGTTCAGTACCGCTTAAGATGTCGACAACACCCGGTTTTTATCTGCTGGAAAAgtattttcgaaaatgttattgttgGCCGTTCTCTCAAGGGTTTCGAGGACTTGGACCACTAATTTTGTTGTCTATTAATATCGTTTGGACATTTTATCCACTCATAAACGAAATTAAACGTGGgtattgttatttaatatcTCTTTGACGTGATTCGccacaataattttattattagtaatacaagaaaatacaatacatttttactaCAGCTAATGTATTTCATACTCTCCAGTTTAAACTATGTATCTATTTATTGACTTGGTGCTAATTAGATAtgtcaaattattttcttacaagactaataacaaagttattgACGCGAATGGTAAAGAAAtgctattttcttttaaatttgtagATTTCAAAGAGAATTTACACAAAGATTTACTTCTTACGCAGTTTTCTATTATGGGACTACTAATTCTATCTGCTAACATTCAAATATTGCGACATCGACATGGTTTACACGAAATGATTCGTATATTGAGTGATTTTAAGCAGTCTGGAAAAGGTATTtcacaaaaacttaaactcactgagaaaaatatgaaaactatattgaaaatcgtttattacGGTGGATTTCTTGTTGCGTATTTTATGGCATACTGTATTATCTTGGGTGAGAATTGTGCTAAATTTAGGAATGCtaaacattgtttattatttgaatattATATGCCATTTGATTTGAAATCCTGGCAGTTAACATTAATAATGTTAGTTCAAATACACACTCTACGTATTGGAATCACTGTATCATTTCTTATTATTCTATTGTATTGGTATTCGTTTGAATTACTAGTGATACGAATACAAAACCTCTACGGGAATATTCATGACATACATTTGaccaaaaacaagaaaaagaactcAAAACTCTTGATACCAAGTATTAagtttcatcaaaatattacATTCAGGTATTTTAATCTCAACGTTAATGTTATAACTTTTGTAATGTGGTTTGATGGTTTTAGTATGTTTAAATTCACCAAGGATTTCTTTGCCAGCTTTCTTGTACCTGCAAAAGTTTGCACCATGTGTTCTTTAACTATATCAACTACTCAACTTGCCCTGGTTTGacgttttattttctataccgtatattttaattgttatcgTACTTTTAGAGACAGGATTTAATAAGTTTGTCCATGCTTTTAATGACATTGTTAGGCTCGTATGTAAATTATACAATTGGACAAAGATTAACTATATCGGTACGAaagataaattgttttttatttaaatcacaaaatatattaatattttttacataataGGCTGACAGTATTGCGGAAGCTGTATATAACTTGAACTGGTGCGATGCTGATGTATCAACGCGACGAGATCTTGTGACTTTTCTGTGCATGACCCAAAAACCACTGGCTTTGGAAGTCCCTTTCTTCGGTGAAGtttcatatttagaagcagcAAACGTAAGCGATATTAGTTAtagtataaaataatttttaaatgttaaagtaataaatatattcaaaGGAATACAAGAAGACTTACGCTTTCTATAATTGGATGTCAACAATGACGAGGAAAAGTTAAGTTTCTAAAATCAATActtagttaaaaaataaaaatgttgcaaTCAtcgtttttagaaatattacTTTCAATTTACATCAGATATTACAggaatttattacaatatattagcacatatttctttttaatataaattaaatggaATGGCCTACACTCAACTTTCAGACATTATTATATAGTATgagttaaaattgattaaatccATGTTACCAGTGAAGAAAATGgtcaaaaatgaaagacaGTTTCAATGTGCTTTAACtggttgtaaaattttatgtttcgtCTGACTAGTTTCGCCTTATAAGCATCTTCAGAGACTTCGTTAAAAATGTGAAGTGTTATGTTGTagaacatttcttaattccgaaaaataccataaaattagttaaacttttaaaattaaagacgAGCACGTTAcagttttaaaaatggttgAACTACCTCGTACTAGTCagacgaaaaataaaattttacaaccaGTTAAAGTACATTGAAACtgtctttcatttttgacCATTATTATATAGTACTGATTAAATGTATAAGTTAGGTTGTGTTGATAACTTGTAATTAGTTGAATAAACGTAGTTGTAGAAGCacgtattttattaattcctAAAAAGTATAAGATGATAACTGTGGGTCTTAACAAAACTATCCTTAACAAATGCCAACAATTTAAGTGATATATTCGAAAATTGAAAGAAGAATCAACACACTAGAGGTGATAATTGCTACTTGTACCTGTTACCATGGAACAAGTATTTGTATGTTTTTCCTTGGaacagttattaaatttaaaaaataatacgtaCTACATAAGTACTTCATTCAGTATGGGTATCTTCTACCgtagaaaataaattcattgcaaaccatttttaaaatttatcattcgGACCCGAAAACCGAAAAGACAAAACCGTTATTTTTGTTGGAATGAAAATCGGAACTGTAGCGATAAATTCTTgtaattgaaaagaaaaaaaaataatactttgaAGCTTTGGTTTTAACGATAGCAGTGTACTATACTGAAACTAGTATTACATATACGTACAGTTCTGTTCAGATATAATGCGAAAAGAGCCGCTCGTAGAGGCATAAAATTGTACTAGAAACGACCTACGTTCACGAGGCATTCAATCCAGGTTTTACCTGCTCTGTAGTGTTGTAAAAGTTCCGAACAGGCAAGCGGGGTGATGTGATTTATGGCCAAGATGACTGaatcacaaagaaaaattaagaaaataaataagtaactaTAAGCAATCCATTTACTTTACACAATTCCTgtagtaaatgaaaataattactaataattacTGTATTACTTTGGTAATACAGTGGAACGATAAGTCGAACCccataagaaatgaaaattatacagggtgtctcacgtaactggttcgttagaacttttttaggttccagtattcgtacagttttgaaattttggtagtatgggttgttcagtcggaactttcgatctcaaatattttcaagatggctgccacttccggtctaccggaagtacaccataacttcgttattttaaatggaatgctatagtttttattgcaccttaAATTgtgcgtaaaaaaatatgttgactttcataaaagttattggtacctagcgcttttcgttttcgagttattttgattttaaggtttttttggtaaatttcaccatgctctttaaaaccttatatcccagccaacgttcattcaaaaaagctctaaattggcacgattactcttcagatgctctCAAATGAGAGCTCTTTTCAAGTATGTTTCTCAGTTGAGTGATGGTAGAGAGAGATGGCGTGTACTTAATGACATGAAAATCCGTAAGAGCAAGAGCATGAACATAACggataatttgaaaaatgttgaggacattaataattactttattgACAGTATATCAGAAATTGTGGATGATATATTATATAACATGAATATCAGTGATAATATCTCTAGGTTTAAGTTTAGTGTCGTTGAGCCACTCGTGGTacttaatgttattaaatcgATGAAATCTGCTTCAACAGGAACTGATAAAATTAGTCCTGAGATGGTAAAACTTTGTTGTCCCCATATAGTACCTTTTATTACACATATTATAAATTCCTGCATTCTGGAAAGTGTATTTCCTGATTGCTGAAAGGAAGCCTTAATTAAGCCTATACCTAAATGTAGTGACCCAAAAGCTTTGAAGGACCTGAGACCCATTAGTATTCTGCCAATGTTATCAAAGGTTCTTGAAAGAGTACTGAAAGTTCAATTAACGGAATTTATTACGGATACTGACTCTATCATCTACTCAGTCTGGGTTTCGTCGAGGGTATGATTATTGCTCTGCGATGCTGAAGCTGACAGATGACATTATCTCTGCGACTGATAAGGGTGAAGTTACCGTTCTTACCTTGTTAGACTATAGTAAAGCGTTTGATACTGTGAATCATGCGGTCCTTTTTAGGATTCTTCACTCTGTTGGGGTTGATCCTTCGGCGGATGCTCTGCTTGGCAGTTATCTTGGACGGAAATCACAGTGTGTTCGGAGTGAGGGCATAACATCTTCTTCTCGACCGATTGATTTTGGTGTTCCTCAAGGCTCAATTCTTGGTCCCACGTTGTTTTCGATATATACAATGCtatgaataatttaaattctgACTTGGAATATATAACGAATGTTTCCAATTTGCattgtttgaaaattaatactaataaatCTGCCGTTTTGCTCTTTGTTGTAGTTTTGCTCTTTGGTAACAAAAGCGTTTGCGACCAGTTAAAGGGTTTGGTTAAAGTTTACATTCAGGGATCTGAGGTGCCGATTGTGAGTGAGGCAAGGAGTCTTGGTTTGATTGTAGATAACAGTTTTAGATACCATAGTCAAGTTAATAACTACATCAAGAAAGCGTATCACTCGTTAAGGCTATTATATCCCCATAGAAACTATTTGCCTatcatgttgaaaaaaactttatgtGACTCCATGATTCTTTCTCAGTTTAACTATATGATTCCCTTATATCATCCGGCTGTGTGCTCATATGACTCGGGGAGGATTCAGACAGTTCAGAATAGCTgtcttcgttttatttatggaatcCGGAAGTTCGATCACATTTCCCACTGGCTTATTGAATCAGGCTGGTTGTCGATGTGCTCAAGAAGAGAACTTCATACTCTAACTTGTTATCATAAATTGATTACTACTAAAATCCCTATATATTTGtacaataagatttttttcaggtgCGATATTCACAATCGTGAAACTAGATTTAGGTGCTGCATAGACCCGCCTCGACACAGAACGTCACTTTTCCAAAGATCTCTTTCTTTtcatatatacagggtgtctcagcgagaccggtcattagacgtttctggggttctggcgaaaataaaaatttgagaattcagacttaagtattatcaattacgatctctttgtctaaaatattttcagatttcttgcacttccggttataccggaagtcgccaccaactttatttttttaaatggaacaccctgtatatttttacatctttggatttgtctgttttgaaggtttataaataactttactttttgcaatttcgaATCTTTCGAATTTCaatcggccgttctcgagttattcgattttttctagaaaaatctgctccagcggacatttgttcaaaaaatcatagaacactcgatttttgagatatcaatttaggattcagaacatgcttaaacaacatgatggagtatgttttgatgccaagaacggctgtctagatcgtttggtcactttattatggcacgttaacttttcaaaatttggaagtaccataacttcatttttttaaatggcaccccccatattttattttttaatcgtcttcggtgtctcattctacatcttttataacCCATATTTCCCATACCttatattaatagtttgggagataattagggttttttgaaaaatgcacacatatgatatggatatttagcctagtttgccatgaaaaacaagccttctcaatgagttcttgtcaaagactcacttgtttacgtcacttgatgcatgtgagctaataattatctgttatgtcccttaatattagtactgaaacgagttaaaatcgataacaataacgaaagtaatatttacacaaatcaagaaattgttaat
This region of Onthophagus taurus isolate NC chromosome 3, IU_Otau_3.0, whole genome shotgun sequence genomic DNA includes:
- the LOC111416691 gene encoding odorant receptor 85c-like, translated to MGLLILSANIQILRHRHGLHEMIRILSDFKQSGKGISQKLKLTEKNMKTILKIVYYGGFLVAYFMAYCIILGENCAKFRNAKHCLLFEYYMPFDLKSWQLTLIMLVQIHTLRIGITVSFLIILLYWYSFELLVIRIQNLYGNIHDIHLTKNKKKNSKLLIPSIKFHQNITFSMFKFTKDFFASFLVPAKVCTMCSLTISTTQLALRQDLISLSMLLMTLLGSYVNYTIGQRLTISADSIAEAVYNLNWCDADVSTRRDLVTFLCMTQKPLALEVPFFGEVSYLEAANEYKKTYAFYNWMSTMTRKS